A single Bacillus sp. HMF5848 DNA region contains:
- the spo0A gene encoding sporulation transcription factor Spo0A yields the protein MLRIVVIDDNQSISHMINEYLSSTNDTIEVVGTASNGREGLELVKNTNPDIVLLDLIMPHMDGLSVLETLQTLNNQPPIIVLSAFGQDDTIQRAASLGAAYFLLKPFDMKSLLYAIHEVSTKASLPVAASLEEKVTPQTIHEEITSLLHMIGIPAHIKGYQYIREAVLLVYQNTDYLGAVTKRLYPDLAKQFKTTATRVERAIRHAIEIAFQRGNYDAIESYFGNTISVIKAKPTNSEFIALIADRLRLQHRAS from the coding sequence ATGTTACGAATAGTAGTAATAGACGATAACCAATCCATTTCACATATGATTAATGAATATTTATCATCAACAAACGACACTATCGAAGTAGTTGGAACAGCTAGTAATGGCCGTGAAGGGCTGGAACTAGTGAAAAATACTAATCCTGATATTGTTTTACTAGACTTAATAATGCCTCATATGGACGGTCTAAGTGTACTAGAAACTTTACAAACTTTAAATAATCAACCTCCCATTATCGTCCTGTCGGCATTTGGACAAGACGATACTATCCAACGTGCAGCTAGTTTAGGCGCCGCGTATTTTCTCCTTAAACCATTTGATATGAAGTCTTTGCTATATGCTATTCATGAAGTAAGTACTAAAGCTTCCTTACCAGTGGCAGCTAGTTTAGAAGAAAAAGTAACACCACAAACAATTCATGAAGAAATCACATCTCTCTTGCATATGATTGGTATACCCGCTCATATTAAAGGATACCAATACATTCGTGAGGCTGTACTCCTCGTCTATCAGAACACAGACTACTTAGGTGCCGTAACTAAAAGATTATATCCAGACCTTGCGAAGCAATTCAAAACAACAGCTACCCGTGTTGAGCGTGCTATTCGCCATGCAATAGAAATTGCTTTCCAACGTGGAAACTATGATGCCATTGAATCGTACTTTGGTAATACTATATCTGTCATAAAAGCGAAACCAACAAATTCAGAATTCATAGCGCTAATCGCAGACAGATTGCGTTTACAGCATAGAGCCTCGTAA
- a CDS encoding DNA topoisomerase III, with the protein MGKTLVLAEKPSVGRDIAKVLQCSKKGNGFFEGTNYIVTWALGHLVTLADPEQYDDKYKSWKLEDLPMLPSQLKLVVIKKTGKQFATVKTQMNRNDVTQIVIATDAGREGELVARWIIEKARINKPIKRLWISSVTDKAIKQGFAQLRNGKDYENLYAAAQARAEADWYVGINATRALTTKFNAQLSCGRVQTPTLAMIAKREQDIKSFKPKPYYGIQAITKQFTLTWQDKQSNDTKTFDKDKRDKLMEGLRNKGVKINSLQKTIKKSYAPQLYDLTELQRDAHNMFGFSAKETLSTLQKLYEHHKVVTYPRTDSRYLSSDIVPTLKERIEACMFQPYQKYAAQLLRKQLPISKAVVDDSKVSDHHAIIPTEQAPLLAKMTDKERKLYDIIVQRFLAVFYPPYEYEQTTVHATIGSELFTAKGKRVLTLGWKELSGKQAEDRDQLLPVLKEGDSLDVESLQATSGETKPPSRFTEATLLSAMENPSAFMQGESKDLIKTIGETGGLGTVATRADIIEKLFNSFSIEKKGKEIFLTSKGKQLLELVPEDLKSPALTAEWEQKLEAIAKGKLNKLSFIQDMKGFAKSSVFEIKNSTQKFKHDNITGTKCPDCGNLMLEVSGKKGKMLVCQDRECGHRKNIAKVTNARCPNCHKKLELRGEGEGQIFVCKCGHREKLSSFNERRKENKNKNVSKHEVKKYLNKQEKQEPINTALADALAKLKLDK; encoded by the coding sequence ATGGGAAAAACTTTAGTATTAGCTGAAAAGCCGTCTGTAGGTCGTGACATTGCGAAAGTACTTCAATGTTCAAAAAAGGGCAATGGTTTTTTTGAAGGAACGAATTACATTGTAACGTGGGCACTGGGTCACCTTGTGACGCTAGCTGACCCAGAACAATATGATGATAAATATAAATCGTGGAAGCTTGAGGATCTACCTATGCTTCCTTCACAATTAAAGCTTGTTGTAATTAAAAAAACCGGAAAACAATTTGCTACGGTGAAAACGCAAATGAATCGTAACGATGTTACGCAAATAGTTATTGCGACAGATGCTGGTCGTGAAGGAGAACTTGTCGCAAGATGGATCATAGAGAAGGCTCGGATAAACAAACCAATAAAACGTTTGTGGATTTCTTCTGTGACCGATAAAGCTATTAAGCAAGGATTTGCTCAGCTACGTAATGGAAAAGACTATGAAAATTTATATGCTGCGGCACAAGCTCGAGCTGAGGCCGACTGGTATGTAGGGATCAATGCCACTCGCGCCTTAACAACTAAGTTTAATGCGCAGCTTTCCTGTGGGCGTGTTCAAACACCAACGTTAGCGATGATAGCGAAACGAGAGCAGGATATTAAGAGTTTTAAACCGAAACCTTACTATGGGATTCAAGCCATAACAAAACAATTTACATTAACATGGCAAGATAAGCAATCTAATGATACAAAAACCTTTGACAAGGATAAACGCGATAAATTGATGGAGGGACTAAGAAATAAAGGTGTAAAGATAAACTCCCTTCAAAAAACAATTAAGAAAAGTTATGCACCGCAGTTATATGATTTAACAGAATTACAGCGTGATGCGCACAATATGTTTGGTTTTTCGGCGAAAGAGACATTATCAACTTTGCAAAAGCTGTATGAGCATCACAAAGTTGTTACATATCCGCGAACAGATTCACGTTATTTAAGCTCGGATATTGTCCCGACACTAAAAGAAAGAATTGAGGCGTGTATGTTTCAGCCTTATCAAAAATATGCTGCTCAGCTTTTAAGAAAACAACTTCCAATCAGTAAGGCTGTTGTTGACGATAGTAAAGTGAGTGATCACCATGCGATTATTCCAACGGAACAAGCACCGTTATTAGCGAAAATGACAGATAAAGAGAGAAAGCTTTACGATATTATTGTGCAACGGTTCTTAGCTGTATTTTATCCACCGTATGAATACGAACAAACGACGGTGCATGCAACAATAGGTTCAGAACTGTTTACGGCAAAAGGGAAACGTGTCCTTACCCTTGGTTGGAAAGAACTGTCAGGAAAACAAGCAGAAGATCGAGATCAACTTTTACCAGTTCTAAAAGAAGGAGATTCTCTGGATGTAGAGTCTCTTCAAGCTACAAGTGGTGAAACGAAGCCTCCGAGTCGTTTTACAGAAGCAACTTTATTGTCAGCAATGGAAAATCCTTCAGCTTTCATGCAAGGTGAAAGTAAGGATTTAATTAAAACGATTGGTGAGACTGGTGGCCTAGGGACAGTGGCTACAAGAGCCGACATTATAGAGAAGCTTTTTAATTCTTTTTCAATTGAGAAAAAAGGCAAGGAAATTTTCTTGACTTCAAAAGGGAAGCAGTTGCTGGAGCTTGTCCCTGAGGATTTAAAATCACCTGCTTTAACAGCAGAGTGGGAGCAAAAGCTAGAGGCGATCGCAAAAGGTAAACTGAATAAACTTAGTTTTATCCAAGATATGAAGGGCTTTGCTAAGTCGTCTGTTTTTGAGATTAAAAATAGTACGCAAAAGTTCAAGCATGACAATATAACAGGTACGAAGTGCCCTGATTGTGGAAATCTGATGCTTGAAGTGAGTGGGAAAAAAGGAAAGATGCTTGTATGTCAGGACCGCGAATGTGGGCACCGCAAAAATATAGCTAAGGTAACGAATGCTCGCTGTCCAAACTGTCATAAAAAGCTCGAGCTCCGAGGCGAAGGTGAAGGACAAATTTTTGTTTGTAAATGTGGTCATAGAGAAAAGCTATCTTCTTTTAATGAAAGACGAAAAGAAAACAAGAACAAAAACGTGTCTAAGCATGAGGTTAAGAAGTATTTGAATAAACAAGAAAAACAGGAGCCGATAAATACTGCATTAGCAGATGCTCTTGCGAAGCTTAAGCTAGATAAATAA